In one Micromonospora polyrhachis genomic region, the following are encoded:
- a CDS encoding response regulator translates to MIRVFLLDDHEVVRRGLADLLQSAGDIEVVGESGSAQEATRLIPALRPDVAILDARLPDGNGIDVCRDIRAVDSSIAGLILTSYEDDEALFAAIMAGAAGYVLKQIRGTDLVDAVRRVASGQSMLDPAVTRRVLERIRSGVEEPRELKSLTEQERRILEYVAEGLTNREIAGKMFLAEKTVKNYVSSLLAKLGLERRTQAAVLATRLLGDRH, encoded by the coding sequence ATGATCCGCGTCTTCCTGCTCGACGACCATGAGGTGGTCCGCCGTGGCCTGGCCGACCTGCTGCAGAGCGCCGGCGACATCGAGGTGGTCGGCGAGTCGGGCTCCGCGCAGGAGGCGACCCGGCTCATCCCCGCGCTCCGTCCGGACGTGGCGATCCTCGACGCGCGGCTGCCCGACGGCAACGGAATCGACGTGTGCCGGGACATCCGCGCGGTCGACTCGTCGATAGCCGGCCTGATCCTCACCTCATACGAGGACGACGAGGCGCTCTTCGCCGCGATCATGGCCGGGGCCGCCGGCTATGTGTTGAAGCAGATCCGGGGCACGGACCTGGTCGACGCGGTGCGCCGGGTCGCCTCCGGGCAGTCGATGCTCGACCCGGCGGTCACCCGGCGGGTCCTCGAACGCATCCGCAGCGGCGTGGAGGAGCCCCGCGAGCTGAAGTCGCTCACCGAGCAGGAGCGGCGGATCCTGGAGTATGTCGCCGAAGGGCTGACCAACCGGGAGATCGCCGGCAAGATGTTCCTGGCCGAGAAGACGGTGAAGAACTACGTCTCCAGCCTGCTGGCCAAGCTCGGCCTGGAACGGCGTACCCAGGCGGCGGTGTTGGCCACCCGGCTGCTCGGCGATCGGCACTGA
- a CDS encoding Acg family FMN-binding oxidoreductase — protein MTGNTVPPSADVPAALAEAARQALRAPSVFNSQPWRWWVGRDALELFADRSRQLAVTDPEGRLFMVSCGAALHHARVALGAAGFRVEVARFPDPADPDLLATLRIVDRQPPLDGEVRLREAIPRRRTDRRAFDTQPVPAEMLDRLHRVVEENEAHLHVVRPDQMPMLAVATAQAAASELVDPAYRAELIRWTNRPPWSGDGVPASTAVRQGPRRVPVRDYALDGRAGLEVGEGTDRGATYAVLFGATDEPASWLRAGEALSALLLTATAEGLSAAPLSDPIELDWPRQLMRDLLAGLGEPYLVLRVGLPAITDELPPVPRRDPDEVIGFSG, from the coding sequence ATGACTGGTAACACCGTACCGCCCTCCGCCGACGTCCCTGCGGCGCTGGCGGAGGCGGCGCGCCAGGCGCTGCGCGCACCGTCGGTGTTCAACTCGCAGCCATGGCGCTGGTGGGTTGGGCGGGACGCGCTGGAACTGTTCGCCGACCGGAGCCGGCAGTTGGCCGTGACCGATCCGGAGGGGCGACTGTTCATGGTCAGCTGCGGAGCTGCCCTGCACCATGCGCGGGTCGCGCTGGGTGCCGCCGGGTTCCGGGTCGAGGTGGCCCGCTTCCCCGACCCGGCCGACCCCGACCTGCTCGCCACCCTCCGGATCGTCGACCGGCAGCCCCCACTCGACGGGGAGGTACGGCTGCGCGAGGCCATCCCTCGGCGACGCACCGACCGGCGCGCCTTCGACACGCAACCGGTGCCGGCCGAGATGCTCGACCGACTACACCGCGTGGTCGAGGAGAACGAAGCCCACCTGCACGTCGTACGGCCGGACCAGATGCCGATGCTCGCCGTGGCGACCGCCCAGGCGGCAGCCAGTGAACTGGTCGACCCGGCCTACCGGGCCGAACTGATCCGGTGGACCAATCGACCGCCGTGGAGCGGCGACGGGGTACCCGCCAGCACCGCCGTGCGGCAGGGCCCGCGTCGGGTTCCGGTGCGCGACTACGCCCTCGACGGCCGGGCCGGGCTGGAGGTGGGCGAGGGCACCGACCGGGGTGCGACGTACGCCGTGCTGTTCGGCGCCACCGACGAGCCGGCGTCCTGGCTCCGGGCGGGTGAGGCGCTCTCCGCGCTGCTGCTGACCGCGACGGCCGAGGGGCTGTCGGCGGCACCGCTCAGTGATCCGATCGAGTTGGACTGGCCCCGGCAACTGATGCGGGACCTGCTCGCCGGCCTCGGCGAGCCGTACCTGGTTCTCCGGGTGGGACTGCCCGCCATCACAGACGAACTGCCTCCGGTGCCGCGTCGCGACCCGGACGAGGTCATCGGGTTTTCCGGCTAG
- a CDS encoding universal stress protein: MRPIITVGVGGSGGWSALAWATEQAAATRAKLVLCHVCPPGSALADRRSGTPIRLLELFDPALARAVASTRTRLGDARVRLRLLPGDPGDVLLANARDADLLVIGPSGRTSVDGTAGLAHRVATRAPCTVVVARPVSPGTDAPFAGHVVVGVDPTIAGHAALEFGFRYADTHRLPLAAVRVTPVGQQPTDPADLALLATEVDPWLHKFPDVPVRSTEYVGDPGPDLLRVATGARLLVVGDHGREVPPPVGSPWAPVTPLGEVSGSVIERAGCPVAVVPGWERPGGRK, from the coding sequence GTGCGACCGATCATCACGGTGGGGGTCGGCGGTAGCGGCGGATGGTCGGCGCTGGCCTGGGCGACCGAGCAGGCCGCCGCCACCCGCGCCAAACTGGTCCTGTGCCATGTCTGCCCGCCCGGTTCGGCGTTGGCCGACCGGCGTTCGGGCACCCCGATCCGACTGTTGGAACTCTTCGACCCGGCGTTGGCTCGGGCGGTGGCGAGCACCCGTACCCGGCTGGGTGATGCCCGAGTCCGGTTGCGTCTGTTGCCCGGCGACCCTGGTGACGTGCTGCTGGCCAACGCCCGCGACGCGGACCTACTGGTGATCGGCCCGTCCGGACGAACAAGCGTCGATGGCACGGCAGGCCTGGCCCACCGGGTGGCCACCCGGGCACCCTGCACGGTGGTGGTCGCGCGGCCGGTCAGCCCCGGGACGGATGCCCCCTTCGCCGGTCACGTGGTGGTAGGCGTGGACCCGACCATCGCCGGTCACGCGGCGTTGGAATTCGGCTTCCGCTACGCCGACACACATCGGCTGCCCCTGGCTGCGGTCCGGGTCACGCCGGTCGGGCAGCAGCCCACCGACCCGGCCGACCTGGCGCTGCTCGCCACCGAGGTCGATCCATGGCTGCACAAGTTTCCAGACGTACCGGTGCGATCGACGGAGTACGTCGGTGACCCCGGACCCGACCTGCTACGCGTGGCCACCGGGGCACGGCTGCTGGTCGTCGGCGACCACGGTCGGGAAGTACCGCCCCCGGTCGGATCCCCGTGGGCTCCGGTCACCCCGTTGGGCGAGGTCAGCGGCAGCGTCATCGAGCGCGCCGGCTGTCCCGTCGCCGTCGTACCCGGGTGGGAGCGACCAGGAGGCAGAAAATGA
- a CDS encoding ArsR/SmtB family transcription factor, producing the protein MMVPLYQAKAEFFRMLGHPVRIRVLELLGEGPKQVRELLAEIDIEASSLSQQLAVLRRAGIVHSTRDGATVTYTLAGPDVADLMRAARRILTEMLTGQAELLGALRDTAEPAPVDRLPAER; encoded by the coding sequence ATGATGGTTCCGCTGTACCAGGCCAAGGCAGAGTTCTTCCGGATGCTGGGCCACCCGGTACGAATCCGGGTGCTGGAGCTGCTGGGTGAGGGGCCGAAGCAGGTCCGGGAGTTGCTCGCCGAGATAGACATCGAGGCATCGAGCCTGTCCCAGCAGCTGGCGGTGCTGCGCCGGGCCGGCATCGTCCACTCCACCCGGGACGGCGCCACCGTCACCTACACGCTGGCCGGGCCAGACGTGGCCGATCTCATGCGGGCGGCCCGGCGCATCCTGACCGAGATGCTGACCGGCCAGGCCGAACTCCTCGGCGCGCTGCGTGACACCGCCGAGCCCGCCCCCGTCGACCGGCTGCCGGCCGAACGATGA
- a CDS encoding SulP family inorganic anion transporter: protein MTPALTAVRRLMPTRADWLAMRRQPGRNLLAGLTVAIVALPLALGFGVASGLGAAAGLATAIVAGGLAALFGGSNLQVSGPTGAMTVVLVPIVAAYGPGGVLTVGLLAGVILVVLAFAKAGRYVRYVPAPVIEGFTAGIAAVILLQQVPAALGVTAQGERVTAGAWHAVVEFVHQPRWPALLLTIAVTVIMLIGARWRPAVPFSLLAVAAATIATVVFRLPVAPIGALPATLPSPSLDFLELAAVPMLATSAVAVAALAALESLLSATVADGMTVGQRHDPDRELFGQGVANLVTPLFGGVPATAAIARTAVNVRSGAGSRLAALTHSLVLALVLLVAAPLVAKIPLAALAGVLVATAIRMVEVGSLTALARASRSDAVVIALTMIATLLLDLVAAVLIGMAVAGALALRKIANSVRLDQVPLDEGDHHLEELDLLADHIVAYRLDGPLFFAAAHRFLLELSEVADVRVVILRMSRVSAIDSSGAIVLRDAIERLQRRGIVVHLSGIRSEHRRTLDVLGVLEPLDAQDRIFTDTPAAIAAARLHLRGAGILAAAQE from the coding sequence ATGACACCCGCGCTGACCGCCGTACGCCGGCTCATGCCCACCCGGGCAGACTGGTTGGCGATGCGTCGCCAGCCCGGCCGGAACCTGCTCGCCGGATTGACGGTGGCGATCGTCGCGCTGCCGCTGGCGCTCGGGTTCGGCGTCGCGTCCGGCCTCGGGGCGGCTGCGGGACTGGCTACCGCGATCGTCGCCGGCGGCCTCGCCGCCCTCTTCGGCGGGTCAAATCTTCAGGTCTCCGGCCCGACCGGGGCGATGACCGTGGTGCTCGTGCCGATCGTCGCCGCGTACGGCCCCGGCGGTGTGCTGACCGTGGGCCTGCTCGCGGGAGTGATCCTGGTGGTGCTGGCCTTCGCCAAGGCCGGCCGATACGTGCGCTACGTGCCCGCTCCGGTGATCGAGGGGTTCACCGCCGGCATCGCGGCGGTGATCCTGCTCCAGCAGGTGCCCGCCGCCCTCGGAGTGACCGCACAGGGCGAGCGGGTAACAGCGGGTGCCTGGCACGCCGTGGTCGAATTCGTCCACCAGCCGCGCTGGCCCGCCCTGCTGCTCACCATCGCCGTCACGGTGATCATGCTGATCGGGGCGCGGTGGCGCCCTGCGGTTCCGTTCTCCCTGCTGGCCGTGGCCGCAGCCACCATCGCGACCGTCGTCTTCCGACTGCCGGTGGCCCCGATCGGCGCGCTGCCCGCAACACTGCCCAGCCCGTCGCTGGACTTCCTGGAACTGGCCGCCGTGCCGATGCTGGCCACCTCCGCGGTGGCGGTGGCCGCCCTGGCGGCGTTGGAGAGCCTGCTGTCGGCCACAGTCGCCGACGGTATGACCGTCGGGCAGCGCCACGACCCGGACCGGGAACTGTTCGGGCAGGGAGTGGCGAACCTGGTCACCCCGCTCTTCGGCGGGGTGCCGGCGACCGCGGCGATCGCCCGCACCGCGGTCAACGTACGGTCCGGTGCCGGTTCCCGCCTGGCCGCACTGACCCACTCGCTCGTCCTCGCCCTGGTCCTGCTGGTTGCCGCGCCCCTGGTCGCCAAGATCCCGCTTGCCGCGCTCGCGGGCGTGCTGGTCGCTACCGCGATCCGGATGGTCGAGGTCGGCTCGCTCACCGCGCTGGCCCGCGCTTCCCGCTCCGACGCGGTGGTCATCGCGCTCACCATGATCGCCACCCTGCTGCTGGACCTGGTGGCCGCCGTCCTCATCGGAATGGCCGTCGCCGGCGCGCTCGCCCTCCGCAAGATCGCCAATTCGGTACGGCTGGACCAGGTGCCGCTGGACGAAGGCGACCACCACCTGGAGGAACTGGACCTGCTGGCCGACCACATCGTGGCCTACCGGCTGGACGGTCCGTTGTTCTTCGCCGCCGCGCACCGCTTCCTGCTCGAACTGTCCGAGGTCGCGGACGTGCGGGTGGTGATCCTTCGAATGTCCCGGGTATCCGCCATCGACTCGTCCGGCGCGATCGTGTTACGGGACGCGATCGAGCGGCTGCAGCGGCGGGGCATCGTCGTCCACCTCTCCGGGATCCGGTCCGAACACCGCCGGACTCTCGACGTGCTCGGTGTCCTGGAGCCGCTCGACGCCCAGGACAGGATCTTCACCGACACCCCTGCGGCAATCGCCGCAGCCCGCCTACATCTGCGCGGCGCCGGCATCCTGGCAGCCGCCCAAGAATGA
- a CDS encoding NAD-dependent epimerase/dehydratase family protein has translation MPDRRSAESRPSDGVKVVVVGATGNVGTSVVHALSQDPEVRSIVGVARRRPRWSAPRTQWVAADIVDADLVGLFQGADVVIHLAWLFQPTHRPLTTWRTNVEGGSRVFEAVVRAGVPALVYASSVGAYSPGPKDRAVDESWPTNGWPTASYTREKAYLERALDAVEYANPQVRVVRLRPGFIFKQESASQQRRLFVGPLLPNRLVRPGMVPIMPDLPGLRFQAVHSADAAEAYRLAALRDVRGAFNVAAEPVVDAHLLADCLRARTVRMPSGPVRAALAAAWHLRLVPASPHLLDAVLRVPIMDVSRARNELGWTPRHSAREAIEEFLRGLREGSGMSTPPLAARLPGGRVHELGTGTGIHP, from the coding sequence ATGCCAGACCGCAGGTCAGCCGAGTCCCGCCCCTCGGACGGTGTCAAGGTCGTGGTGGTGGGTGCCACCGGCAACGTCGGGACCAGCGTGGTCCATGCGCTCAGCCAGGACCCCGAGGTGAGGTCGATAGTCGGGGTGGCCCGTCGACGACCGCGCTGGAGCGCTCCCCGCACCCAGTGGGTGGCCGCCGACATCGTCGACGCGGATCTGGTCGGGCTCTTCCAAGGAGCGGATGTCGTCATCCACCTGGCCTGGCTCTTCCAGCCCACCCACCGACCGCTGACGACGTGGCGCACCAATGTCGAGGGCGGTAGCCGGGTCTTCGAGGCGGTCGTCCGGGCTGGCGTGCCAGCCCTCGTCTACGCCTCCTCGGTAGGCGCCTACTCCCCCGGCCCCAAGGACCGCGCGGTCGACGAGAGTTGGCCGACGAACGGCTGGCCGACCGCGTCCTACACCCGAGAGAAGGCGTATCTGGAACGGGCCCTCGACGCCGTCGAGTACGCCAACCCGCAGGTACGGGTGGTACGACTACGTCCGGGTTTCATCTTCAAACAGGAGTCCGCCAGCCAGCAGCGGCGGCTGTTCGTCGGGCCGCTGCTGCCGAACCGGCTCGTCCGGCCCGGCATGGTGCCGATCATGCCGGACCTGCCCGGTCTGCGGTTCCAGGCGGTGCACTCAGCCGACGCCGCCGAGGCGTACCGGCTGGCCGCGCTGCGCGACGTGCGGGGCGCGTTCAACGTCGCCGCCGAACCGGTGGTGGACGCGCACCTGCTCGCCGACTGCCTGCGCGCTCGCACTGTACGGATGCCCAGCGGACCGGTACGGGCGGCGCTGGCCGCCGCCTGGCACCTGCGGCTGGTCCCCGCGTCACCGCACCTGCTCGACGCCGTGCTGCGGGTACCGATCATGGATGTCAGCCGCGCCCGGAACGAGTTGGGCTGGACGCCTCGGCACAGTGCCCGCGAGGCGATCGAGGAGTTCCTACGCGGCCTACGCGAGGGGTCGGGCATGTCGACGCCGCCCCTGGCAGCGCGCCTGCCCGGCGGCCGGGTGCACGAACTCGGCACCGGTACCGGCATCCATCCGTGA
- a CDS encoding peptidoglycan-binding domain-containing protein, whose amino-acid sequence METTIDIVEADVTHFGEDDDPETFIGDEIEYDLGIGEDPPGEEIPEGPPTPPEPPSLLPAVHLAPTLKVLRDEINARWPKRDRASDGWIGDAAHQKSKSDHNPDADNRSVNALDVDKDGIDPSLVIRKCIAHPSTEYVIYNRTIWSRSRSFKSARYTGSNPHDKHLHVSVGHSATRERSTRGWGIANAAVPKLGDRTLTKGCTGSDVRELQNLANKLGAKLVVDGDLGAKTDAWIRSFQKSKKLAVDGVVGLKTIAALRAATTPAVPISQPAKAKPGSRTLRRGMTGEDVSFVQRWIGERRCGKPNGEFNPQTEAGVRWYQRMQGLADDGIVGPLTWGKMRVKVTY is encoded by the coding sequence ATGGAAACGACGATCGACATCGTCGAGGCGGACGTCACCCACTTCGGTGAGGACGACGATCCGGAGACCTTCATCGGCGATGAGATCGAATACGACCTCGGGATCGGCGAGGATCCGCCCGGAGAGGAAATTCCGGAGGGGCCGCCCACTCCCCCGGAACCGCCCAGCCTGCTTCCCGCCGTACACCTCGCGCCGACCCTGAAGGTGCTGCGCGACGAGATCAACGCCCGATGGCCCAAGCGCGACCGGGCCTCGGACGGCTGGATCGGTGACGCCGCCCACCAGAAAAGCAAATCGGACCACAATCCGGACGCGGACAACCGATCGGTCAACGCACTGGACGTCGACAAGGACGGGATCGACCCGTCACTGGTGATCCGCAAATGCATCGCCCACCCGTCGACCGAGTACGTGATCTACAACCGGACCATCTGGAGCCGCAGCCGAAGCTTCAAGTCAGCCCGCTACACCGGCTCCAACCCGCACGACAAGCACCTACATGTCAGCGTCGGACACTCGGCAACCCGCGAGCGCAGCACCCGGGGCTGGGGCATCGCCAACGCGGCCGTACCGAAGCTGGGCGACCGGACCCTGACCAAGGGCTGCACCGGCAGCGATGTGCGGGAACTGCAGAATCTGGCCAACAAGCTCGGCGCGAAACTCGTCGTCGACGGCGACCTCGGCGCCAAGACCGATGCCTGGATCCGAAGCTTCCAGAAGTCCAAGAAGCTCGCGGTCGACGGCGTGGTGGGCTTGAAGACCATCGCCGCCCTCCGCGCCGCCACGACCCCAGCCGTACCCATCTCCCAGCCGGCAAAGGCGAAGCCTGGCTCCCGCACCCTCCGCCGCGGCATGACCGGCGAGGACGTCTCCTTCGTCCAACGCTGGATCGGTGAGCGGCGGTGCGGCAAGCCGAACGGTGAGTTCAACCCTCAGACCGAGGCAGGGGTCCGCTGGTATCAGCGGATGCAGGGGCTCGCCGACGACGGAATCGTCGGCCCACTCACCTGGGGCAAGATGCGGGTGAAAGTCACGTACTGA
- a CDS encoding DUF1963 domain-containing protein, translating into MDHQGQLRRAALALGIPADEVSRFIQHLRLSIRLSGGSSGVPVGQFGGLPRLPVGMDWPSDGVSPLPFIFSVDCAALPRVDGFGLPADGSLLFFLDHEQAAATGERRYGQVVYVPAGADTEVAAGSTGHAFVDRQYDVGATLRAEFPDWFGADEDDEDEEDDLSPFRQQLARDLEHDLPHLDELCALANDLWPPDNGYASAYIGGYADKEVIKSIAEQTLAWREKTGEIVIPVAKWYSHVEKETHRLTIEWVSLARFPVDNEFYYRSDGSFVIRHDDLTAGRLDKALSVAELIP; encoded by the coding sequence ATGGATCATCAGGGGCAGCTTCGTCGTGCAGCGCTCGCGTTGGGCATCCCGGCCGACGAGGTCAGCCGGTTCATCCAGCACCTCCGTTTGTCGATCCGGTTGAGCGGAGGATCCAGCGGTGTTCCGGTCGGGCAGTTCGGTGGGTTGCCCCGGCTGCCGGTGGGCATGGACTGGCCGTCCGACGGGGTCAGTCCGTTGCCGTTCATCTTCTCGGTCGACTGTGCGGCACTGCCAAGAGTCGACGGCTTCGGCCTGCCGGCAGACGGCTCGCTGCTGTTCTTCCTGGACCACGAGCAGGCCGCTGCCACCGGGGAGCGGAGGTACGGGCAAGTGGTGTATGTGCCGGCCGGTGCCGATACCGAGGTGGCGGCAGGATCCACCGGCCACGCGTTCGTCGACAGGCAGTACGACGTCGGCGCCACGCTGCGCGCGGAGTTCCCCGATTGGTTCGGGGCGGACGAGGACGACGAGGACGAGGAGGACGACCTGTCGCCCTTCCGGCAGCAGTTGGCCCGTGACCTCGAGCATGACCTGCCGCACCTTGACGAACTCTGTGCTCTGGCCAACGATCTCTGGCCGCCTGACAACGGGTACGCCAGCGCCTATATCGGCGGGTATGCCGACAAGGAGGTAATCAAGAGTATTGCGGAGCAAACCCTCGCGTGGCGTGAGAAGACCGGCGAGATCGTCATCCCGGTCGCGAAATGGTATTCCCATGTGGAGAAGGAGACGCACCGGCTGACGATTGAGTGGGTGTCGCTCGCCCGCTTTCCCGTAGATAACGAGTTCTACTACCGGAGCGATGGGAGTTTCGTGATCCGTCACGACGACCTGACCGCTGGTCGGCTGGACAAGGCGCTTTCCGTGGCTGAGTTGATCCCATAG
- a CDS encoding TIGR02679 domain-containing protein yields MPQLVARMRATGVGEDDTEIRYSIAALAAALRRIPAQPPIPLAKLAHDITGDPHYFDLATRNGVLFVAAVAERVGQTEPARPDFVRALLSTVGVIADRLSATVLLFNVKVVGDGPIDRRLRDSPAPVALTLLDLVQHPPVLAPQTLTVVENPSVLEIAFTARVRQPIACTSGQLRAIDACPIPTRCLARRASAVCR; encoded by the coding sequence TTGCCGCAGCTCGTCGCCCGCATGCGGGCCACCGGCGTCGGTGAGGACGACACCGAGATCCGGTACAGCATCGCCGCGCTCGCCGCAGCCCTGCGACGCATTCCGGCCCAGCCGCCGATACCACTGGCGAAGCTCGCCCACGACATCACCGGTGATCCGCACTACTTCGATTTGGCCACCCGTAACGGCGTTCTCTTCGTGGCTGCGGTCGCCGAGCGCGTCGGCCAAACCGAGCCGGCTCGGCCGGATTTTGTGCGTGCGCTGCTGTCCACCGTCGGTGTCATTGCCGACCGGCTCTCCGCGACCGTCCTTCTCTTCAACGTCAAGGTTGTCGGCGACGGACCTATCGACCGGCGACTGCGTGATTCACCAGCACCGGTGGCGCTTACTCTGCTCGACCTCGTACAACATCCGCCCGTTCTCGCGCCGCAAACCCTGACGGTTGTGGAGAACCCGTCGGTCCTGGAGATCGCTTTTACTGCCAGGGTGCGACAACCGATTGCTTGCACCAGTGGCCAGTTGCGCGCGATCGATGCATGTCCTATTCCAACTCGTTGTCTCGCAAGGCGTGCGTCTGCGGTATGCCGGTGA
- a CDS encoding bifunctional NAD(P)H-dependent oxidoreductase/GNAT family N-acetyltransferase: protein MSSNLSRTPRHVLVIVASTRPGRLGPAIADWFVQAALPAATASGVTLDIADLADIGLPLLDEPEHPSSGTYVHEHTRSWSRQVAAADAFVVVTPEYNYGMPAALKNAFDVLYHEWAWKPVGFVSYGNTSAGTRSVQMTKQVVTTLRMLPIGATVALRIAESINDGQVLQSAGLDESARRMLLELSRVASAMRPLRTEPDGEVAGVAGPVDGLRLTMAQPDDLAELLVLQRCCWVQEALANDTLDLSPLRETLDELRESMSTWQVWCVRRQGRLVAAVRARAHERAWLIGRLMVAPDQAGNGIGSWLLSYVEQQAPQEETAYYELFTGHRSIHNIKRYERAGYVLTHDEDVPHGSVRLTKQRQPAAFVM from the coding sequence ATGTCATCAAATCTATCGAGGACACCACGGCACGTGCTGGTCATCGTCGCGAGCACCCGCCCCGGACGGCTGGGACCGGCAATCGCCGACTGGTTCGTCCAGGCAGCCCTTCCGGCGGCCACGGCCAGTGGGGTCACCCTCGACATCGCGGACCTGGCCGACATCGGACTGCCGCTGCTCGACGAGCCCGAGCATCCCTCCAGCGGTACCTATGTACACGAGCACACCCGCTCGTGGAGCCGACAGGTTGCCGCAGCTGACGCATTCGTTGTGGTGACACCCGAGTACAACTACGGCATGCCGGCGGCATTGAAGAACGCCTTCGATGTTCTCTACCACGAGTGGGCGTGGAAGCCGGTAGGTTTCGTCAGCTACGGCAACACCTCGGCCGGCACCCGCTCGGTACAGATGACCAAGCAGGTCGTCACCACCCTGAGAATGTTGCCTATCGGCGCCACCGTTGCCCTACGCATCGCCGAGAGCATTAACGACGGGCAGGTACTGCAATCCGCAGGACTCGATGAATCCGCTCGCCGAATGCTGCTTGAACTGAGTCGAGTGGCCTCCGCGATGAGGCCCTTGCGCACCGAGCCCGACGGCGAGGTCGCCGGCGTGGCCGGGCCGGTCGACGGACTCAGGCTGACCATGGCCCAGCCTGACGACCTCGCCGAGTTGCTCGTGCTCCAGCGGTGCTGCTGGGTGCAGGAGGCCCTCGCGAACGACACGCTCGACCTGTCGCCGCTACGGGAAACACTCGACGAACTGCGCGAATCGATGTCAACCTGGCAGGTGTGGTGCGTACGCCGACAAGGGCGCCTCGTCGCAGCGGTCAGAGCCCGGGCACATGAGCGCGCGTGGCTGATCGGTCGCCTCATGGTGGCCCCCGACCAGGCCGGGAACGGCATCGGTAGCTGGCTCCTCTCATACGTCGAACAGCAGGCCCCCCAGGAGGAGACCGCGTACTACGAACTGTTCACCGGCCATCGCAGCATCCACAACATCAAGCGGTACGAACGCGCCGGCTACGTCCTCACCCATGATGAAGACGTTCCGCATGGCAGTGTCCGCCTCACCAAACAGCGGCAACCGGCCGCCTTCGTCATGTGA
- a CDS encoding MarR family winged helix-turn-helix transcriptional regulator, protein MDAAWLSEDEEHAWRAFRRLLIALPERLSRDLARDSGLSPADYEVLSTLSEKPNRRWALKDLAAKMEWSRSRLSHHATRMQARRLIDKEPDPQDARGCILHLTDDGFRVLDEAAPHHVVSVRARFLDHLNPDELAVLRKLSTRIADLPD, encoded by the coding sequence GTGGACGCTGCCTGGCTGAGCGAGGACGAGGAACATGCGTGGCGCGCTTTTCGGCGTCTGCTGATAGCGCTGCCCGAACGACTCAGCCGGGACCTGGCTCGCGACTCAGGGCTGTCACCGGCTGACTACGAGGTGCTGAGCACCCTGTCGGAGAAGCCAAACCGGCGGTGGGCGCTCAAGGACCTCGCCGCCAAAATGGAGTGGTCACGCAGTCGACTGTCCCACCACGCGACCCGCATGCAGGCGCGGAGACTCATCGACAAGGAGCCCGATCCGCAGGACGCGCGAGGCTGCATCCTGCACCTGACCGACGATGGCTTCAGGGTGCTGGATGAAGCCGCCCCGCACCATGTCGTTTCCGTACGAGCGCGCTTCCTCGATCATCTAAATCCGGACGAACTCGCGGTGCTGCGCAAACTATCGACCCGGATCGCCGACCTGCCTGACTGA
- a CDS encoding DUF998 domain-containing protein: MVAGPLYIVVVVLQMLSRDGFDIGGCGPTARRRRHPASMLSNGDQGWIQIVNFATSGRCSWCVRSGCAESSASAANPGGTWEPRLISVLGAGMLGAAAFLHRLRGGLATRHPEGHTHHDELARNGVPPGRRHRLPHAHRRMLRLRPAVRRSRPARNL; this comes from the coding sequence ATGGTCGCCGGACCGCTCTACATCGTCGTGGTCGTCCTGCAGATGCTCAGCAGGGACGGATTCGACATCGGCGGATGCGGGCCCACAGCGCGTCGTCGCCGGCACCCGGCCAGCATGCTAAGCAACGGCGACCAAGGGTGGATCCAGATCGTCAACTTCGCGACCAGCGGTCGTTGTTCCTGGTGTGTGCGATCGGGCTGCGCCGAGTCCTCGGCCTCGGCGGCGAATCCCGGAGGTACGTGGGAACCACGGTTGATCAGCGTCCTCGGTGCCGGGATGCTCGGCGCGGCCGCATTTCTCCACCGACTCCGTGGAGGGCTTGCCACTCGGCACCCCGAGGGGCACACCCACCACGATGAGCTGGCACGCAACGGTGTACCTCCTGGTCGCCGGCATCGCCTTCCTCACGCTCATCGCCGCATGCTTCGTCTTCGCCCGGCTGTTCGCCGCAGCCGGCCGGCGCGAAACCTGTAA